Below is a window of Planktothrix tepida PCC 9214 DNA.
CTCACCAGCCATAGGAGGGAAATAGAAATTTTCGATGAATGTATTAAGATTATAATCACTCAGGATGGAGATTATATTGAGTATAAGTTTAATCATTAGTTAATCTAGGGTCTAATCTGAATTAGAAGATTGTAGGAGCAATGGGAAAACAATATTTAGAATTACAACTTTTAAGCGATGATCAACTTTCTGCGGTTGTCGAACTCGATCAACGCTGTTTAGGCGGACTTTGGACAATAGACGGATATCAACGAGAAATTGATAGCCCTAATAGTGATTTAATCATTTGGAAACGAGTTAATGAAACCGAAAATTCACAACCGATCTCAGAAGACTTAAAATTACCTAAAATAGAATTAAAAAATCCGGGAAGTTCGGGTAATGAAATTATAGGAATTGGGTGTTTATGGGCAATCTTAGAAGAAGCGCATATTACAATTTTAGCCATTGATCCAGACTATCAAGGAAAAGGGTTAGGTGAAGCGTTATTATTTCAATTATTAGTATCAGCTTGGAAACGGAAACTCGAACGCGCTACCCTAGAAGTTAAAGTTTCTAATCAACGGGCAATTAATTTATATCAGAAATTTGGTTTTAAAGAAGCAGGCCGCCG
It encodes the following:
- the rimI gene encoding ribosomal protein S18-alanine N-acetyltransferase produces the protein MGKQYLELQLLSDDQLSAVVELDQRCLGGLWTIDGYQREIDSPNSDLIIWKRVNETENSQPISEDLKLPKIELKNPGSSGNEIIGIGCLWAILEEAHITILAIDPDYQGKGLGEALLFQLLVSAWKRKLERATLEVKVSNQRAINLYQKFGFKEAGRRKGYYQDTGEDALILWRGDLHRPHFPQVLHQWYQEICLRLL